In Desulfoferula mesophila, the genomic window GAATTTGCCCTTGTGCTGCCGCTATTGCTTCTATTTTTGTTCGGGATTATTGAAATGGGGTTGGCGTGGCATACCAAACAAGTGGTCACCAACGTCTGCCGCGAGGGCGCGCGTTACGGCACCCTTTATACCGCCACCCCCAGCGCTGACCCTAACGGGGATGTTGTAACTTATGTGAATCAGCTTTTAACCAACCTTGGATTCCCGGCGGCCCAAATCGTCAGCGTTACTTGCACGGGCGCCGAAGGTGCAACGGGTGATCCGGTCACCGTTTCCGTGTCGGCAAATCATTACTTTCCG contains:
- a CDS encoding TadE/TadG family type IV pilus assembly protein, which produces MKKLRKLLGQNSGIAAVEFALVLPLLLLFLFGIIEMGLAWHTKQVVTNVCREGARYGTLYTATPSADPNGDVVTYVNQLLTNLGFPAAQIVSVTCTGAEGATGDPVTVSVSANHYFPVLSPIAGLQSAITINGTAVMRHE